In Cercospora beticola chromosome 3, complete sequence, the following proteins share a genomic window:
- a CDS encoding uncharacterized protein (MEROPS:MER0003544), whose translation MCSRTTTFLAYLFGRPDVSEYFELLQRPTNVNNPLHPPHRRHHPRGPITTMIARSAISRQAQRAVRQSWTQSTRGYAAASGSFQYQTADSNGIKIASRDIAGPVSTVALVSRAGTRYETWPGLAEALDRYAFRSTERRSTLRIQRESELLGAELQSWHGRENLVVGAKFLRDDLPYFLELLAEVATLTKFQPHVIHEEIQPLAEMNVKKHLANTVALATESAHGLAFHRGLGVPVVPTSSAAIRKYVDEGTLSDYAQQAFSKPNFAIVGNGVESGEFQKWVGEFFSDVGDSPAGALKTEQAKYYGGEERIAHGSGNTLVLGFPGSSSATGAFYKSEIAVLAALLGGESSIKWTPGFSLLAKAKADTPLLKVSTKSHIYTDAGLLTVTLDGTTRDINQTAPKVVEALKAVAAGVNSEDLQKAKALAKFKELEYGASTQAGIELTGAGLVRDGKPYQIDSVASAIDGVTAEKVQQVAKEALENKASVSAVGDLYALPYAEELGLRV comes from the exons ATGTGCAGCCGGACCACGACTTTCCTTGCTTACCTATTCGGCCGACCTGACGTCTCGGAATACTTTGAGCTTTTGCAGAGGCCGACCAACGTCAACAACCCATTGCACCCTCCCCACCGCCGACACCACCCGCGAGGGCCCATCACCACCATGATCGCGCGCTCTGCTATCTCCCGGCAGGCTCAGCGTGCTGTCCGGCAATCATGGACCCAGTCTACTAGGGGCTACGCCGCTGCCTCCGGTTCTTTCCAATACCAGACTGCCGACTCCAATGGCATCAAGATCGCGAGCAGAGATATCGCCGGCCCCGTCTCCACCGTCGCCCTTGTTTCCCGAGCTGGTACTAGATACGAGACCTGGCCTGGTCTTGCAGAGGCGCTGGACCGATACGCGTTTAGG AGCACCGAGCGACGATCGACTCTCCGGATACAGCGCGAGTCGGAACTGTTGGGCGCTGAGCTGCAGAGCTGGCACGGCCGCGAGAACCTCGTGGTTGGCGCTAAGTTCTTGCGCGATGACCTCCCATATTTCCTCGAGCTCCTGGCTGAGGTCGCGACTTTGACCAAGTTCCAGC CACACGTTATTCACGAGGAGATCCAGCCACTCGCCGAGATGAATGTCAAGAAGCACCTCGCAAACACTGTTGCTCTTGCTACCGAAAGCGCCCACGGTCTAGCCTTCCACCGCGGCCTTGGCGTACCCGTCGTCCCAACCTCTTCTGCCGCTATCAGGAAATACGTCGACGAGGGCACTCTGAGCGACTACGCTCAACAGGCATTCTCCAAGCCAAACTTCGCCATTGTGGGTAACGGTGTTGAGTCGGGAGAGTTCCAGAAGTGGGTTGGCGAGTTCTTCTCAGACGTTGGAGACTCACCTGCTGGTGCTCTCAAGACTGAGCAGGCCAAGTACTACGGTGGTGAGGAGCGCATTGCTCACGGCTCTGGCAACACCCTCGTCCTTGGTTTCCCAGGATCAAGCTCTGCTACCGGCGCTTTCTACAAGTCCGAGATCGCAGTCCTCGCTGCCCTTCTCGGCGGCGAGTCCAGCATCAAGTGGACTCCTGGTTTCTCTCTTTTGGCCAAGGCTAAGGCCGACACACCACTCCTCAAGGTCTCCACCAAGTCACATATCTACACTGACGCCGGTCTTCTGACCGTGACCCTCGATGGAACTACCCGCGATATCAACCAGACTGCACCAAAGGTCGTTGAGGCACTGAAGGCCGTTGCCGCAGGTGTCAACTCCGAGGACCTCCAGAAGGCCAAGGCTCTGGCCAAATTCAAGGAGCTCGAGTACGGCGCATCAACACAAGCTGGCATTGAGCTCACTGGTGCTGGCCTTGTCCGCGATGGCAAGCCATACCAGATTGACAGCGTTGCATCAGCGATCGATGGCGTCACAGCAGAGAAGGTGCAACAAGTCGCTAAGGAGGCTCTTGAGAACAAGGCTTCCGTAAGTGCTGTTGGAGACCTTTATGCTCTGCCTTATGCTGAAGAGTTGGGACTTCGTGTGTAA
- a CDS encoding uncharacterized protein (BUSCO:EOG09261IFQ), which translates to MPLEDDDDALAKDLSVHPNGAPDNATAATSRLLQEAQAMMDQQQRRPSAFVSHRSVQDVTSNFIAASGQLKAGELVKDEYFTLFEAVGALEIMDPKMDSGFVEPTDTFEPEWKVIDEDEIGGEEALWIMDELMRLEMLFHEGYPLSQNVFTSLHIFRLVDPGNTYPYNLTSSKGNPSVTQRILRIYCLAVVKSCQLVLECIQAQTYYEEEDFVTYLFGRELCPNISVDEVTQSLSDIITEMLEDCKKDQSEFEIGLAVALIQRLEIRYHLLCSLERIPESAATVSYWTRLREQFNQATSNHTLGKALPSAFSHKVQRQLASSTPPRPMPEMTWEEAQQKWIRLCDDILAGYNVTASDNVKSPHLLQSAIWSFSSRNPAPNTFARAKLQELITSDEKVAEDVSHFDLMLADIRELVLPQDPLADPASFMVEATHDIRHRTSRILEDFMIKAFGEYLNLYRVICQNRDRMRRLFTQSITLFDEMEVLALEADDEIMKITSPQIASPEQSEAYYAIWTWTRMYKLRLVQWSIQLGFESDLYQDDGVYQMYDVLTSVFAQIEKSTRTSILSAMAQAKSRKRHTSLVARENSIRWLSSLQQEAHAQQNLAVVLATFWEFLSKVDLLPLAEQRPYHNEQRQYEARMKPFIKVQYQVIPSLDDLRKCKSNRAAHAYNPTELQSHLEAIMGFSRNASHQRTILEELKQVRDATPKEDSFRLQELKHLEATCWAVKIALGQLVSICKKAGKEHESSPRLSLKGVVTVTLPEAKERKHVWWVVPKIVEVDAP; encoded by the exons ATGCCTctcgaggatgacgacgatgcacTTGCCAAAG ACCTCTCTGTTCACCCGAACGGGGCACCTGATAACGCCACCGCAGCGACTTCAAGACTGCTCcaagaagcacaagcaaTGATGGATCAACAGCAACGGCGGCCTTCCGCTTTCGTCAGCCACAGAAGCGTTCAAGATGTCACGTCCAATTTCATTGCTGCAAGTGGCCAGTTGAAGGCGGGCGAGTTGGTAAAGGATGAGTACTTCACGTTGTTTGAAGCGGTTGGTGCTCTCGAG ATCATGGATCCGAAGATGGATAGTGGTTTCGTTGAGCCCACCGACACGTTCGAGCCGGAGTGGAAGGTGATAGATGAGGACGAGATAGGTGGCGAAGAA GCCCTGTGGATTATGGACGAGCTTATGAGGTTGGAGATGCTTTTCCATGAAGG ATATCCTCTCTCACAGAATGTCTTCACTTCATTACACATATTCCGATTGGTTGATCCGGGCAATACTTACCCTTACAATCTGACTTCATCGAAAGGAAATCCTTCTGTCACACAAAGGATCCTTCGAATATACTGCCTGGCTGTGGTAAAGTCCTGTCAGCTGGTACTCGAATGCATTCAAGCCCAGACGTActacgaggaggaggatttcGTGACCTACCTCTTTGGCAGGGAACTATGCCCTAACATCAGTGTTGACGAGGTCACTCAGTCGCTATCTGATATCATCACTGAAATGCTGGAGGACTGCAAGAAGGATCAGAGCGAATTCGAAATCGGGCTCGCAGTGGCCCTTATACAACGACTCGAGATCCGCTACCATCTACTCTGCAGTTTGGAACGGATTCCAGAAAGCGCAGCAACCGTGTCATACTGGACCCGACTACGAGAACAATTCAACCAGGCTACATCGAACCATACTCTGGGGAAAGCTCTCCCATCTGCGTTCTCGCACAAAGTGCAACGTCAACTCGCGTCAAGCACACCACCAAGACCAATGCCAGAAATGACATGGGAAGAAGCTCAACAGAAGTGGATTCGTCTATGCGACGATATCCTTGCTGGGTACAATGTCACAGCATCTGACAACGTCAAGAGTCCTCATCTCCTGCAATCGGCAATCTGGAGCTTCTCAAGTAGGAACCCAGCTCCCAACACATTCGCGCGCGCTAAGCTCCAAGAATTGATCACCTCTGACGAAAAAGTTGCGGAAGATGTATCACATTTCGATCTCATGCTCGCAGATATCCGAGAGCTAGTGTTGCCCCAAGACCCTCTCGCAGATCCAGCCAGCTTCATGGTAGAGGCGACGCACGATATACGACATCGAACATCTCGAATCCTCGAAGATTTCATGATTAAAGCATTCGGCGAATATCTCAACCTCTATCGCGTAATCTGCCAGAACCGTGATAGGATGCGAAGATTATTCACGCAGTCGATCACACTGTTTGACGAGATGGAGGTCCTTGCGCTCGAGGCTGACGATGAGATCATGAAGATCACTTCTCCCCAAATCGCATCGCCGGAACAGTCTGAGGCATACTATGCAATCTGGACCTGGACCAGGATGTACAAGCTGCGTCTGGTTCAATGGAGCATCCAGCTCGGATTTGAGTCCGACTTGTACCAGGATGATGGCGTCTATCAAATGTATGATGTGCTCACATCGGTATTTGCACAGATTGAGAAGTCCACTCGAACGAGCATTTTGTCTGCGATGGCACAGGCCAAGAGCAGGAAACGGCATACCTCGCTCGTGGCGCGAGAGAACAGCATTAGGTGGCTATCAAGTTTGCAGCAAGAAGCACACGCTCAACAGAACCTGGCTGTGGTGCTTGCGACTTTCTGGGAGTTCCTGTCGAAAGTGGACCTCCTCCCACTGGCCGAACAACGGCCTTATCACAATGAACAACGACAGTATGAGGCGAGAATGAAGCCTTTCATCAAAGTGCAGTATCAAGTCATACCGAGCCTTGATGACTTACGAAAGTGCAAATCCAATCGAGCAGCGCATGCTTATAATCCGACAGAACTCCAATCACATTTAGAGGCGATAATGGGTTTCTCGAGAAATGCTTCTCATCAGCGGACGATTCTCGAGGAGCTGAAGCAGGTGAGAGATGCGACTCCCAAGGAGGATTCGTTCCGACTCCAGGAACTCAAGCATCTCGAAGCAACATGCTGGGCGGTTAAGATCGCTCTCGGACAACTTGTCAGTATTTGCAAGAAGGCCGGGAAAGAGCATGAGTCGAGCCCTCGGCTATCACTGAAGGGAGTGGTGACGGTGACATTGCCCGAGGCCAAAGAGAGGAAGCATGTGTGGTGGGTTGTGCCGAAGATCGTCGAGGTAGACGCACCTTGA
- the PUP2 gene encoding proteasome component pup2 (MEROPS:MER0047611): protein MFIARSEYDRGINTFSPEGRLFQVEYSLEAIKLGSTAIGISTSAGVILGVEKRITSSLLETSSVEKIVEIDRHIGCAMSGLQADARSMIEHARVTSQSHEFHYNERLSVESCTQAICDLALRFGEGAEGEESIMSRPFGVALLIAGYDENGPSLYHAEPSGTFYRYDAKAIGSGSEGAQAELQNEFHKSLTLPEAEELVLKTLKQVMEEKLDSKNVQLASVTKEKGFRIYTDEEMAGVVSRLEGN, encoded by the exons ATGTTCATCGCGCGATCAGAATATG ATCGTGGTATCAA CACCTTCTCCCCCGAGGGACGTCTCTTTCAGGTCGAATACTCGCTCGAAGCCATCAAGCTGGGCAGCACAGCAATCGGCATCTCCACTTCTGCCGGTGTCATCCTTGGTGTAGAAAAGCGCATCACATCGTCCCTTCTCGAGACCAGTTCCGTGGAGAAGATCGTGGAGATTGATAGGCACATTGGATGCGCCATGTCAGGGTTGCAGGCAGATGCACGCAGTATGATCGAACACGCACGAGTTACTTCGCAAAGCCACGAATTCCACTACAACGAGCGGTTAAGCGTCGAGAGCTGTACACAAGCCATCTGTGACCTGGCATTGCGATTTGGTGAGGGAGCTGAGGGTGAGGAGAGCATCATGAGTCGACCTTTCGGTGTGGCGCTGCTCATTGCCGGATACGACGAGAACGGACCTTCACT CTACCACGCCGAGCCATCGGGCACGTTCTACCGATACGATGCGAAAGCCATTGGTTCAGGCTCTGAGGGCGCTCAGGCCGAGCTGCAGAACGAGTTCCACAAGTCGCTCACGCTGCCCGAGGCAGAAGAGCTGGTGCTGAAGACACTGAAGCAGGTCATGGAGGAGAAGCTAGATTCCAAGAACGTACAGCTTGCTAGCGTGACCAAGGAGAAGGGTTTCAGGATCTACACAGACGAGGAGATGGCGGGCGTTGTGTCACGGCTGGAGGGAAACTGA
- a CDS encoding uncharacterized protein (BUSCO:EOG092610QT): MSKRLQELCTLVVNDSCGKLASQIFSTLAQKGRRTLHELRREFPHITARQMRQALVVLLQQHIVLYHQLEDGPTYYHADWRNPARSIRASLITALAAERYGDGAAKIVSNLVELGHARVGDLAQAFDFAPASKRDSGYESCNGYANGAVKVNGTSDAHKVAGDKVATVGQFHNTLRTLLKAGILVKRGKQAYMPAADLQAQIEAVVISEQFPDGKITGGKKQAEFQAAVKTLKRKRQEADEYSATRDAESRGQIKRPGAALNEHAAKRAKLNGGMTNGIHRDEDIDADESVPKLPSDLILAVNFAQYPVAHRSQRLEQFAQAHFGGVTATVYAALLQALEAKIKARDDDIHEEQDAEDQEARLPSVTTMDVSEVLKTWAPLDLTLGLDLKDAAHLYKPAAERDKPKKGKKRAVDQENQEDWGDIGIKMELPSEDDDDDAPTNGFMSYRDQNKVLSLIEEHLKLLAEHSTRFCRRVGAAGRGEWKVDFPSLTEALIAHDIDETVKARLTRVHAMIVRMLRDVGRLDEKDIAARLMMRVKDVRAILTQLQFAGLVEGQEVPKDNSRQPSRAIYLWYHDQDRVANLLLQQTYQGMARILQRMGSERETYRGLMEKAEMMNTKEESLTQPERDALMHWREVEERLMIQFLRMDEHVALLRDFSGKDTSLIS; encoded by the exons ATGAGCAAG CGACTCCAAGAACTGTGCACCCTCGTGGTCAACGACTCCTGCGGCAAGCTCGCCTCC CAAATCTTCTCGACCCTCGCCCAGAAGGGCCGCCGCACCCTCCATGAACTGCGTCGCGAGTTCCCGCACATCACCGCCCGGCAGATGCGCCAggccctcgtcgtcctcttgCAACAACACATCGTCCTCTACCACCAGCTCGAAGATGGCCCGACATACTACCACGCCGACTGGCGCAACCCGGCTCGATCGATACGTGCTTCCCTCATAACAGCCCTCGCGGCCGAACGTTACGGCGATGGTGCAGCAAAGATCGTCAGCAATCTCGTGGAGCTCGGACATGCCAGAGTTGGGGACCTCGCGCAGGCATTCGACTTTGCGCCAGCCTCGAAGCGGGACAGTGGGTATGAGAGCTGCAACGGCTATGCAAACGGAGCTGTCAAGGTCAACGGAACATCGGACGCTCACAAAGTGGCCGGCGACAAGGTCGCAACTGTTGGTCAATTCCACAACACTCTGCGCACACTGCTGAAGGCGGGCATTCTGGTGAAACGAGGGAAGCAGGCGTATATGCCAGCCGCGGATCTTCAAGCTCAGATCGAAGCTGTCGTCATCAGTGAACAGTTCCCAGACGGTAAGATCACTGGTGGCAAGAAGCAAGCCGAGTTCCAGGCCGCTGTCAAGACACTCAAGCGCAAACGTCAAGAGGCCGACGAGTACTCCGCCACCCGCGATGCCGAATCTCGCGGCCAGATCAAGCGGCCAGGTGCTGCCTTGAACGAACATGCTGCAAAGCGCGCCAAGCTGAATGGTGGAATGACAAATGGCATTCATCGTGATGAAGATATCGATGCGGACGAATCTGTTCCAAAGCTTCCG AGCGATTTGATCTTGGCGGTCAATTTCGCGCAATACCCCGTCGCTCATCGCAGCCAGCGGCTCGAGCAATTTGCCCAGGCTCACTTCGGTGGCGTTACCGCTACAGTATATGCAGCTCTACTACAAGCTCTCGAGGCCAAGATCAAGGCTCGTGACGATGACATCCACGAAGAACAGGATGCGGAAGATCAGGAGGCCCGACTTCCTTCTGTTACTACAATGGATGTCTCAGAGGTACTGAAGACGTGGGCACCCCTAGACCTCACGCTTGGCCTTGATCTGAAGGATGCAGCTCATCTGTACAAACCAGCAGCCGAGCGTGACAAgccgaagaagggcaagaagcgcgCTGTTGATCAAGAGAACCAGGAAGATTGGGGCGACATCGGCATCAAGATGGAACTGCCttccgaagacgacgatgacgatgcgcCAACGAATGGGTTCATGTCGTACCGCGACCAGAACAAAGTGCTTTCTCTTATCGAAGAGCATCTCAAACTGTTGGCGGAACACTCGACGCGATTCTGTCGACGTGTCGGCGCCGCCGGTCGTGGCGAATGGAAAGTCGACTTTCCTTCACTGACCGAGGCGCTCATTGCCCACGACATCGACGAGACAGTCAAGGCTCGTCTCACCAGAGTCCACGCCATGATCGTTCGCATGCTTCGCGACGTTGGACGCCTCGACGAGAAAGACATTGCAGCTCGGCTCATGATGCGCGTCAAAGACGTACGTGCTATCCTCACCCAGCTTCAATTTGCCGGCCTCGTGGAAGGCCAAGAGGTTCCCAAAGACAACTCCCGCCAGCCTAGTCGAGCCATCTACTTATGGTATCACGATCAAGACCGCGTCGCCAAcctcctgctgcagcagacttACCAAGGCATGGCACGCATCCTACAGCGTATGGGCAGCGAGCGAGAGACGTATCGTGGCCTGATGGAGAAAGCCGAGATGATGAATACGAAAGAGGAATCGCTCACCCAACCCGAGCGAGACGCTTTGATGCATTGGCGAGAAGTTGAGGAGCGATTGATGATTCAATTCCTGCGTATGGACGAGCATGTGGCGCTTTTGAGAGATTTCTCAGGCAAGGATACGAGTTTGATCTCGTGA